A window from Mustela nigripes isolate SB6536 unplaced genomic scaffold, MUSNIG.SB6536 HiC_scaffold_7640, whole genome shotgun sequence encodes these proteins:
- the LOC132009213 gene encoding tRNA:m(4)X modification enzyme TRM13 homolog, whose amino-acid sequence AKRIKNDKTGKEINTVAKKGNEKNVPEKWSPVAGIVIALCCHHRCDWRHYVGKEYFRALGLGAVEFHYFQRMSSWATCGMRKTSLEASSLSTKRKDEQNDDSEEHDDGGCQITDESSGSAPGFLTVEEKKKIGHLCKLLIDQGRVEYLRQKGFSPALQYYTDPLVSLENVLLTALPNHSSSPETTA is encoded by the coding sequence GCCAAACGCATAAAGAatgataaaacaggaaaagaaattaacaCTGTGgccaagaaaggaaatgagaaaaatgtccCAGAGAAGTGGAGCCCTGTGGCTGGCATTGTTATTGCACTCTGTTGTCACCACAGGTGTGATTGGAGACATTATGTGGGCAAAGAGTATTTCAGGGCTCTAGGCCTTGGAGCAGTGGAATTCCACTACTTCCAGCGAATGAGTAGTTGGGCAACTTGTGGGATGCGAAAAACATCTTTGGAAGCCTCCAGTCTCAGcacaaagagaaaagatgagCAGAACGATGACAGTGAAGAGCATGACGACGGTGGATGCCAAATCACAGACGAAAGCAGTGGCAGTGCGCCTGGGTTCCTTACtgttgaagagaagaagaaaatagggcATCTTTGTAAATTGCTGATTGATCAAGGCCGAGTCGAGTATTTACGGCAGAAAGGATTCAGTCCTGCTTTACAGTATTATACAGATCCTCTGGtgtctttggaaaatgtattGTTAACTGCTTTACCAAATCATTCTTCATCACCAGAAACAACTGcttaa